A stretch of Desulfobacter hydrogenophilus DNA encodes these proteins:
- a CDS encoding glycosyltransferase family 2 protein: protein MNISVIVTTFNRPDSLEKVLEGLLNQTRLPREIIVADDGSSEETSLLVNQIALSSPDCHVQHVWHEDLGFRAAEIRNKAILKSSGDYIIFLDGDCIPGRYFIQDHLQLAKPGYFFQGKRVLVEKALQDAFNFSHTRKTLGLIANALKGQISNAHHLVRLPFVPALITNKMSGIRSCNMGFFKKDLFAVNGFNQAFQGWGREDSELVARLYNYGIRRREHPFMAVCFHLWHEENDRTNLEKNDQLLKAVMDSGNYRCVSGLVDDKIVEKTNS from the coding sequence ATGAACATATCTGTCATTGTCACCACCTTTAATCGGCCGGACAGTCTGGAAAAGGTCCTTGAAGGTTTGTTGAACCAAACCCGATTGCCCCGGGAGATTATTGTTGCAGACGACGGTTCCTCCGAAGAGACCTCACTTCTTGTTAATCAAATTGCCCTGTCATCTCCGGATTGTCATGTGCAGCACGTCTGGCATGAGGACCTTGGTTTTCGTGCGGCCGAAATAAGGAATAAGGCAATTTTAAAATCGTCGGGAGACTATATCATATTCCTTGACGGAGATTGTATCCCTGGCCGGTATTTTATTCAGGATCACCTCCAGCTCGCCAAGCCCGGATATTTTTTTCAGGGAAAGCGGGTGCTTGTGGAAAAGGCGCTTCAAGACGCGTTTAATTTTTCCCATACACGGAAAACACTGGGGCTTATTGCAAACGCCCTTAAAGGACAGATCTCCAATGCCCATCATCTGGTCAGACTCCCTTTTGTACCGGCGCTAATAACCAATAAAATGTCAGGTATCCGGAGTTGTAATATGGGATTCTTCAAAAAAGATCTTTTTGCAGTTAACGGATTTAATCAGGCGTTTCAGGGGTGGGGCAGAGAGGACTCAGAACTTGTGGCAAGACTCTATAACTATGGCATAAGGCGCAGAGAACATCCGTTTATGGCTGTTTGTTTTCACCTCTGGCATGAAGAAAATGACCGAACCAACCTTGAAAAAAACGACCAACTTCTAAAAGCAGTCATGGACTCTGGAAATTATCGGTGTGTCAGCGGCCTTGTCGATGATAAAATTGTGGAAAAAACAAATAGTTAG
- a CDS encoding DUF6492 family protein, with protein MEKIALFCKSYSKDLLRAKRMAQSVQMFNRDAIPLYISVPSSELNFFKDKFNDLPCHFLTDEKIIENCIKAYGPFPRLFPTYLMQQLVKLEFWRLKKCEHYLWIDSDAYFLRPFSTKDFFHGENTPLLVMHKAKDLRAFSKKHDPRIAEKLDNRIKKIQRLFGRKGEAFYFGDPPLIWSSSVLEALSTEFLEPKGMTIYELLYSYPCEMQLYGEFLLASGNYKFAPTEPFFKIFHYAEQFFEAQRQGESEFSLAKTHMGVLIQSNWTDPKEKKKNNMARFKKFLREQQRKLGLMGSQEF; from the coding sequence ATGGAAAAAATTGCATTATTTTGCAAATCCTACTCAAAAGATTTGCTCAGAGCAAAACGAATGGCTCAAAGCGTTCAGATGTTCAATCGTGACGCCATCCCCCTTTACATCAGTGTGCCGTCATCTGAACTGAATTTTTTCAAGGATAAGTTTAACGATTTACCCTGCCATTTTTTAACCGATGAAAAGATAATAGAAAACTGCATTAAAGCTTATGGGCCATTTCCCAGGCTGTTTCCAACGTATCTGATGCAACAGCTTGTAAAGCTTGAATTCTGGCGGTTAAAAAAATGTGAGCACTATTTATGGATTGATTCGGACGCATATTTTTTAAGACCATTTTCTACAAAAGATTTTTTCCATGGCGAAAACACCCCTTTGCTTGTGATGCATAAAGCTAAAGACTTAAGAGCCTTTTCAAAAAAACACGATCCCAGGATAGCCGAAAAATTAGATAACCGTATTAAAAAAATACAGCGATTATTTGGAAGAAAAGGAGAAGCCTTCTATTTTGGAGATCCGCCTCTTATCTGGAGCAGCTCCGTCCTTGAGGCCCTGTCCACTGAATTTCTGGAACCAAAGGGGATGACCATATATGAACTTCTTTATTCATATCCCTGTGAAATGCAGCTCTACGGTGAATTTCTCCTGGCATCCGGCAACTATAAATTTGCCCCCACTGAACCATTTTTTAAAATTTTTCACTATGCAGAACAATTTTTTGAAGCCCAGAGGCAAGGCGAATCTGAGTTTAGCCTTGCAAAGACACATATGGGTGTCCTAATACAGTCCAACTGGACCGATCCCAAAGAAAAGAAAAAGAACAATATGGCAAGATTTAAAAAATTTTTAAGGGAACAGCAGAGAAAGCTTGGATTAATGGGATCTCAAGAGTTCTAA
- a CDS encoding lysophospholipid acyltransferase family protein, protein MSDDYIYRLLKLLTHVLSRLPVWAADFCSNLLGLLWFRIDKRHRAITLENLTHCFGSEMEPEQIEIMGKQVFKNIAAIIFEVAWGQKFSKEAFLSHFTIKGLEHIHAAHAKGKGVLVLTCHMGNFEMLAPAIDETGLKGYVIYRALDFKPLDRLIQKLRQRFGVTVIPTKGAFKQIEAALSQGGIVGTLLDTNVSWHKGVFVNFFGRPACTNQGLAILALKTGAPVVPLYTVRKNRKFTIEFLPEIPTVETDDPIKNLEINTKNYNKVIESMVRKYPDQYFWIHNRWKTKNFCPWPRCEGK, encoded by the coding sequence ATGAGTGATGACTATATTTATAGGCTTTTGAAACTTCTGACACACGTTTTGAGCAGACTGCCTGTATGGGCTGCCGATTTTTGTTCAAATCTGTTGGGCCTGCTTTGGTTCAGGATTGACAAACGCCACCGGGCGATCACCCTGGAAAATTTGACCCATTGCTTTGGCAGTGAAATGGAGCCCGAACAAATCGAAATAATGGGCAAGCAGGTTTTTAAAAATATAGCAGCCATAATTTTTGAGGTGGCCTGGGGTCAAAAATTCTCCAAAGAGGCATTTTTATCCCATTTTACCATTAAAGGGCTTGAGCATATCCATGCGGCCCATGCCAAGGGTAAAGGCGTCCTTGTGTTAACCTGCCATATGGGCAATTTTGAAATGCTGGCGCCGGCCATTGATGAGACCGGGCTCAAGGGATATGTGATTTACAGAGCCCTGGACTTTAAACCTCTGGACCGGCTGATCCAAAAACTTCGCCAAAGATTCGGGGTAACTGTCATTCCGACCAAAGGGGCTTTTAAGCAAATTGAGGCGGCGTTGTCCCAAGGGGGCATAGTGGGGACACTGCTGGACACGAATGTCAGCTGGCATAAGGGGGTTTTTGTGAATTTCTTCGGCCGGCCTGCCTGTACCAACCAAGGGCTTGCCATACTGGCATTAAAGACCGGAGCTCCTGTAGTTCCACTGTATACGGTGCGCAAGAATAGAAAATTTACCATTGAATTTCTACCGGAAATCCCAACAGTGGAAACCGATGACCCGATCAAAAATCTTGAAATTAATACCAAAAATTACAATAAGGTCATTGAATCCATGGTCAGAAAATATCCAGACCAGTATTTCTGGATTCATAATCGATGGAAAACAAAAAATTTCTGCCCTTGGCCAAGGTGTGAAGGCAAATGA
- a CDS encoding IS1380 family transposase: MPTTINVKHGNENLVSQSGLLPVGALLKSINFAERFKNLPDVHCVDPNISHGEILSSMLGLICVGKPDYIAIEIFRQDPFFFTQAMGISNCPSQSTLRERIDLIGESANELIKEASVEMIRGKAPAISPVQTSVGNYIPLDLDVSPFDNSKTKKEGVSRTYKGCDGYAPMFGYLGTEGYLINVELRKGSQHCQKNTPAFIQEILKLTRQITQEPLLMRLDSGNDSQDNFEIIKKYEGVDVLVKRNLRKESLDGWFILAQNTENVKLIRCKHKSVWVGQTTVDPKGHALPRPIVFKVTERYEEKGEPLLFPKIEVETYWITITGLSPQEVINLYHDHGTSEQFHSEIKSDIGLERFPSCHFSSNSLILHLALLAYNTLRIIGQISLEEQDENNLPVNRRKTVSRRRLRTVMQDLMYMAGRLIYSGRRWSISFGKINPFAQLAENVLHRLRCSPG; the protein is encoded by the coding sequence ATGCCGACCACTATCAATGTAAAACATGGAAATGAAAACCTTGTCAGTCAAAGCGGATTGCTCCCTGTAGGTGCATTGCTTAAGTCCATTAATTTTGCTGAGCGCTTCAAAAATTTACCGGATGTACATTGTGTTGATCCTAATATTTCTCATGGAGAGATCCTTTCGTCCATGTTAGGACTTATTTGTGTTGGTAAGCCAGACTACATCGCTATTGAAATTTTCAGGCAGGATCCATTTTTTTTTACCCAAGCTATGGGAATCAGCAATTGTCCTTCCCAATCAACCTTGCGTGAACGTATTGACCTGATCGGGGAATCTGCCAATGAACTTATCAAGGAAGCTTCAGTTGAAATGATTCGAGGCAAAGCACCCGCCATTTCACCAGTTCAGACGAGTGTCGGCAATTATATTCCCTTAGACCTGGATGTCAGCCCCTTTGACAATTCAAAAACGAAAAAAGAGGGGGTTTCCAGGACATACAAAGGTTGTGATGGATATGCACCGATGTTCGGATATCTGGGAACTGAAGGATATTTAATCAATGTGGAGCTTAGAAAAGGCAGTCAGCATTGTCAAAAAAACACCCCGGCATTCATTCAAGAAATATTGAAATTAACCAGGCAGATCACCCAAGAACCTCTTCTTATGCGTCTTGATTCAGGAAATGACAGTCAGGATAATTTTGAAATAATAAAAAAATACGAAGGTGTTGATGTCTTGGTTAAGCGCAATTTACGTAAAGAATCTTTGGATGGCTGGTTTATCCTGGCTCAGAATACTGAAAACGTTAAATTGATTCGCTGTAAACACAAAAGTGTGTGGGTCGGGCAAACAACTGTTGACCCCAAAGGGCATGCATTGCCACGTCCGATTGTCTTCAAAGTGACTGAACGATATGAAGAAAAAGGAGAACCCCTGCTTTTTCCCAAAATCGAAGTAGAGACCTATTGGATTACCATAACCGGGCTGAGCCCCCAAGAGGTCATTAATTTATACCATGATCATGGAACCAGTGAACAATTTCACTCAGAAATTAAAAGTGATATTGGGTTAGAACGGTTCCCCAGCTGCCATTTTAGCAGCAACAGCCTGATTCTCCATCTCGCTCTTTTGGCGTACAACACCCTTAGAATCATAGGCCAAATTAGTCTTGAGGAACAGGATGAGAACAATCTTCCGGTCAACCGTAGAAAAACAGTCTCACGAAGGAGGTTAAGAACAGTCATGCAGGACTTAATGTATATGGCCGGCCGTTTAATTTATAGTGGCAGGCGGTGGAGCATTTCATTTGGTAAGATTAACCCATTCGCCCAATTGGCTGAGAACGTATTGCACCGATTACGTTGTTCTCCCGGATAA
- the ndk gene encoding nucleoside-diphosphate kinase, which translates to MERTLSIIKPDGVEKNVIGEVIKRFETNGIKIAAMKMIHLSKSQAQGFYAVHKERPFFDSLTDFMTSGPIVVMVLEGDDVIAKNRKLMGATNFKEAEEGTIRKEYATDIEKNVVHGSDAPETAAFEIGYFFNALELHAR; encoded by the coding sequence GTGGAAAGAACCTTATCCATTATCAAGCCTGACGGTGTAGAAAAAAACGTCATCGGCGAAGTCATCAAACGCTTTGAAACCAACGGCATTAAAATCGCAGCCATGAAAATGATCCATCTGAGCAAATCCCAAGCCCAGGGGTTCTATGCAGTCCATAAGGAACGTCCTTTTTTCGACAGCCTGACAGATTTCATGACATCGGGCCCCATCGTTGTAATGGTACTTGAAGGCGATGATGTTATCGCAAAAAACAGAAAACTGATGGGTGCTACAAATTTCAAGGAAGCAGAAGAAGGTACCATCCGAAAGGAGTATGCCACGGATATTGAAAAGAACGTTGTCCACGGATCTGATGCCCCCGAAACCGCTGCATTCGAAATTGGTTATTTCTTCAATGCGCTAGAACTGCACGCCCGTTAG
- the waaF gene encoding lipopolysaccharide heptosyltransferase II → MTKFKLRQSDPARILIRGANWVGDAIMTTPVIRAVRKNFPEAEIFILVKPWVAPVFHNNPFVDSVLIYDDSGRHKKGWGTIRLAKDLRQYNFDLTVLMQNAFEAALITFLAGIPERLGYNTDGRALLLNRCIKLDPKLKRVHLIDYYRGILKGGGLYDDGGTLDLFISDHEKQKAEKTLQDNGIDILKPVIAINPGATGGTAKRWFPNRFAKLSAKLAEHFGVKVLIFGGPGDNTLGEQISGLSGDVCVNLAGKTNLAQAFALIERCSLFITNDSGLMHAAAALGINQVAIIGSTNHITTPPANTNSRIVRVPVHCSPCMKPECRYEHHQCMDKISVDMVFKEAVAMMENSNP, encoded by the coding sequence ATGACAAAATTTAAACTAAGACAATCTGATCCTGCCCGGATACTGATACGAGGGGCAAACTGGGTCGGCGACGCAATTATGACCACCCCCGTGATAAGGGCTGTCAGAAAAAATTTCCCGGAAGCTGAAATTTTTATACTTGTGAAACCCTGGGTGGCACCTGTTTTTCACAACAACCCGTTTGTCGACAGCGTGCTGATCTATGATGACAGTGGCCGTCACAAAAAGGGCTGGGGTACGATACGGCTTGCAAAAGATTTACGACAGTATAATTTTGACCTTACGGTGTTAATGCAAAATGCGTTTGAGGCGGCATTGATAACCTTTCTTGCGGGAATTCCGGAGCGGCTCGGATATAATACCGACGGCAGGGCGTTGCTGCTGAACCGGTGTATAAAACTCGACCCCAAACTTAAACGGGTTCATCTTATTGATTATTATCGGGGAATCCTTAAGGGAGGGGGATTGTATGACGATGGTGGAACCCTTGACCTTTTTATCAGTGACCACGAAAAACAAAAAGCCGAGAAAACACTTCAGGACAATGGTATTGATATTTTAAAACCTGTTATTGCCATAAATCCAGGTGCCACCGGGGGGACAGCAAAACGGTGGTTTCCCAATCGGTTTGCCAAACTTTCAGCAAAACTTGCCGAACATTTTGGTGTAAAGGTGCTGATATTCGGCGGTCCCGGCGATAATACCCTGGGAGAACAAATTTCCGGATTATCAGGAGATGTTTGTGTCAACCTCGCAGGAAAAACAAACCTCGCCCAAGCCTTTGCGCTGATTGAACGGTGTTCTCTCTTTATCACCAACGATTCGGGCTTGATGCACGCTGCAGCGGCGCTTGGCATAAACCAAGTCGCCATAATCGGCTCCACCAACCATATTACAACACCGCCGGCCAATACCAACAGCCGTATCGTCAGGGTGCCCGTCCACTGCAGCCCCTGCATGAAACCCGAGTGCCGGTACGAACATCATCAATGCATGGATAAAATTTCCGTTGATATGGTTTTCAAAGAGGCTGTCGCCATGATGGAGAATTCAAACCCATGA
- a CDS encoding glycosyltransferase family 4 protein gives MKIAILVKRFTLSGGKERYVVELIQALCRRGHHVDVFACEAEPQLLNGIGFFPVPNRMRFSSVLNTISFVRETAKILKNHNYDIIHSHERNYTQEVLTLHSFSYYEGLEKYTLFRKIDQKYLSLRSLLYLWLERRQMKTPWLISVSTAISKDVEKNYHRTGNIVEIPPGVDLTVFDGSSIHAIREQARKEKAIEENELAVLFVGSAFQRKGLDRLIPAITEEMRLLVVGKGDHIPKFKKMIKAHDCGQRISMEGITDNIIKYYALADVVVLPSRSEAFGMSILEGMACGLPVIVSHNSGIADLIRHGENGFLMNKASELPGLLELMRSGEKRREIGLRARKTAEQYGWSRVGASHEALYEKILSKKKSKK, from the coding sequence TTGAAAATTGCCATTTTGGTGAAGCGGTTTACCTTGTCGGGCGGCAAGGAACGTTATGTTGTGGAGCTGATTCAGGCTTTATGCCGCCGTGGACACCATGTTGATGTGTTTGCCTGTGAAGCAGAGCCCCAACTTTTGAACGGAATTGGTTTTTTTCCTGTGCCGAATCGCATGCGGTTTTCAAGTGTTCTAAATACCATTTCCTTTGTGAGGGAAACGGCAAAAATACTTAAGAATCATAATTATGACATTATTCATTCCCACGAGCGTAACTATACGCAGGAGGTTTTGACTTTACACAGTTTTTCTTATTATGAAGGATTGGAAAAATATACCTTATTCAGAAAAATTGATCAGAAATACTTGAGCCTGCGCAGTTTGCTTTATCTCTGGCTTGAACGGCGGCAGATGAAAACCCCCTGGCTGATTTCCGTCTCCACGGCCATATCAAAGGATGTTGAAAAGAACTATCATCGGACCGGCAATATCGTTGAGATTCCGCCTGGCGTTGATTTGACCGTATTTGACGGAAGCTCTATTCATGCCATACGTGAACAGGCCCGAAAAGAAAAAGCCATCGAAGAAAATGAGCTTGCCGTGCTCTTTGTCGGGTCGGCGTTTCAGCGTAAGGGGCTTGATCGGTTGATACCCGCCATTACTGAGGAGATGCGTTTATTGGTCGTTGGAAAGGGGGATCATATCCCCAAGTTTAAGAAAATGATCAAGGCACATGATTGCGGGCAGCGAATCAGTATGGAAGGGATCACGGATAATATTATAAAATATTATGCCCTTGCCGATGTTGTTGTGCTGCCTTCCCGGTCAGAAGCCTTTGGCATGAGTATTCTTGAAGGCATGGCATGCGGGTTGCCGGTGATTGTCAGCCATAACTCAGGAATTGCCGACCTGATTCGGCACGGCGAAAATGGTTTTTTGATGAACAAGGCATCCGAGCTTCCGGGATTGTTAGAATTAATGCGGTCCGGTGAAAAGAGACGGGAAATTGGTCTTCGCGCAAGGAAAACAGCTGAACAATACGGCTGGTCACGGGTCGGTGCCTCCCATGAGGCTCTTTATGAAAAAATTTTGTCAAAGAAAAAATCAAAAAAGTAA
- the waaC gene encoding lipopolysaccharide heptosyltransferase I codes for MNILIVKMSAIGDVIHTFPALNALRDYFPDACITWLVEEAAADLVIGHPSLDNVIVSKRKHWMKSLFSSSFPSAFMKILSFIHTLRETEYDMIIDFQGLLKSGVMVMLARGKKKIGFDKGMEHAECSHLFYNLRIAPVNMEIHALKRGLMMIQSLGVKADKVEYRLPVTPEDRHAVHTLLQKNGITSKEKIICINPQATWETKLWDNEKFADLSDRIQEQYGARIVFTGGPEDRPVIDAIMSMTNKTCVNLAGLTTLKMLAALYEQADVLVTTDTGPMHLGAAAGTRVVAIFGSTAPWRTGPYGPDHVVVRSATGCSPCFKRECEHKSCMRDISVDQVMSAVKKQMGVP; via the coding sequence ATGAATATCCTGATTGTAAAAATGAGTGCCATAGGCGATGTTATCCACACATTTCCTGCATTGAATGCCCTCAGGGATTATTTTCCGGATGCTTGTATCACCTGGCTTGTGGAAGAGGCTGCGGCGGATCTTGTTATCGGGCATCCGTCCCTTGACAATGTCATTGTCTCAAAGCGTAAGCACTGGATGAAGTCTCTTTTTTCTTCTTCTTTTCCAAGTGCCTTTATGAAAATCTTATCATTTATACATACGCTTAGGGAAACTGAATATGATATGATTATCGATTTTCAGGGCTTGCTTAAAAGCGGTGTTATGGTCATGCTTGCCCGGGGGAAGAAAAAGATCGGGTTTGATAAAGGTATGGAACATGCCGAATGCAGCCATCTTTTCTATAACCTTCGAATTGCGCCGGTGAACATGGAGATCCATGCCCTGAAAAGAGGTCTGATGATGATTCAATCCCTTGGCGTCAAGGCGGATAAGGTTGAATACAGACTGCCGGTTACCCCTGAAGACAGGCATGCAGTCCATACGCTGCTCCAAAAAAATGGTATCACCTCCAAAGAAAAAATCATCTGCATCAACCCACAGGCAACCTGGGAAACCAAATTGTGGGACAATGAAAAATTTGCAGATTTAAGTGACCGGATACAGGAACAATACGGTGCACGGATTGTGTTCACAGGGGGACCTGAGGACAGGCCGGTAATTGATGCCATCATGTCCATGACAAATAAAACCTGTGTCAATCTGGCCGGTTTGACCACCCTGAAAATGCTGGCAGCTTTGTATGAACAGGCAGATGTGCTTGTCACCACAGATACCGGCCCCATGCATCTTGGCGCAGCTGCCGGCACACGGGTGGTTGCCATTTTCGGATCTACCGCACCGTGGCGGACCGGGCCGTATGGCCCAGATCATGTGGTGGTACGTTCAGCCACAGGATGCTCCCCCTGCTTCAAAAGAGAGTGTGAGCATAAATCATGCATGCGTGACATTTCCGTGGATCAGGTGATGTCCGCAGTAAAAAAGCAGATGGGGGTGCCATGA
- a CDS encoding lipopolysaccharide kinase InaA family protein — MIDEVYSKKTFSAVVVCNKQFLSDDMLRLLDDPDAFLNNNTTHIIQNNFKSKVGIVVLDGKKLVIKRHNYKSRWHKFKRYFRPTRSSRNWYYSHFLISRGLFVPTPVAFVEKRIGGVLRGMSHFIYEYVEGITGEAYFKNNIEYPEKIEQGMDMVISLVDRIRELGIIHGDIRMSNLIFKDNRICLLDFDDMRPKRWYKPPRVKNRDVRGLKKDIFYNIPQGLQKRFLDKLDVYDG; from the coding sequence ATGATAGATGAGGTTTATTCAAAAAAAACGTTTTCAGCCGTAGTGGTGTGCAATAAACAATTCCTGTCAGATGACATGCTCAGACTCCTGGACGATCCGGATGCTTTTCTCAACAACAACACAACCCACATCATACAAAATAACTTTAAAAGTAAAGTCGGCATTGTTGTATTGGACGGTAAAAAGCTTGTGATTAAACGACACAATTATAAATCCCGGTGGCATAAATTTAAACGATATTTCAGACCGACACGCTCAAGCCGGAACTGGTACTATTCGCATTTTTTAATCTCCAGAGGTCTTTTTGTGCCAACGCCGGTTGCCTTTGTTGAAAAAAGAATCGGCGGAGTGTTGCGCGGCATGTCACATTTTATTTATGAATATGTGGAAGGCATCACTGGAGAAGCGTATTTTAAGAATAATATTGAATATCCCGAGAAGATAGAGCAGGGAATGGATATGGTGATTTCCCTTGTGGATAGAATCAGGGAACTGGGTATTATTCATGGAGACATACGAATGTCGAATCTGATTTTTAAGGATAATCGAATTTGTTTGTTGGACTTTGATGATATGCGGCCAAAACGATGGTACAAACCGCCACGTGTTAAAAATAGAGATGTCAGAGGGCTTAAAAAAGATATTTTTTATAATATTCCACAGGGGCTTCAAAAAAGATTTCTGGATAAGCTGGACGTATATGATGGGTAG
- the larE gene encoding ATP-dependent sacrificial sulfur transferase LarE encodes MVNWKDIGKELPAKNKEFSHLLDLLKDAPGVAIAFSGGADSAFLLAAALIAGVKSVLPVTIVSDFFTVGEKDRVIRLGQYLGITPILVPANILEDARVTRNTDRRCYFCKLFLFSKVMEVAKKRGIHTLLHGANLDDLQEFRPGMDAARELGFKTPLVAAGFSKEQIRACSKTLGLETWNLPAQSCLATRIPQGDIITKEKLVRVELAEECLHRLGFGQVRVRCHGDMARIEADLYELQRFVEPNVRQEVIQTFKRAGFYSVCLDLDGYASASGVQQ; translated from the coding sequence ATGGTTAATTGGAAGGATATAGGAAAGGAGCTGCCTGCTAAAAATAAAGAATTTTCACATCTTCTTGATTTGTTAAAGGATGCTCCGGGAGTGGCCATTGCATTTTCAGGTGGTGCGGATTCTGCGTTTCTGCTTGCGGCAGCACTTATTGCCGGGGTTAAATCGGTATTACCTGTTACTATTGTCTCTGATTTTTTTACGGTTGGAGAAAAAGACCGGGTGATCCGTTTGGGACAATATTTGGGTATAACCCCCATTCTTGTTCCTGCAAATATCCTGGAGGATGCCAGGGTGACCCGGAATACGGACAGACGCTGTTATTTTTGTAAATTGTTTTTATTCTCTAAAGTTATGGAGGTGGCAAAAAAACGCGGGATTCATACCTTGTTGCACGGGGCAAACCTGGACGATTTGCAGGAATTTAGACCTGGTATGGATGCGGCCCGGGAATTGGGTTTTAAAACGCCTTTGGTGGCGGCTGGGTTTTCCAAGGAACAAATCCGGGCGTGTTCAAAAACACTGGGGCTTGAGACCTGGAATTTGCCTGCCCAGTCCTGCTTGGCCACCCGTATCCCCCAAGGAGATATCATCACCAAAGAAAAGCTGGTAAGGGTTGAGCTGGCAGAAGAGTGTCTTCATAGGCTGGGTTTCGGCCAAGTGCGGGTGCGGTGTCATGGAGATATGGCCCGAATTGAAGCAGATCTTTACGAATTACAACGCTTTGTGGAACCGAATGTAAGGCAGGAAGTCATACAGACGTTTAAACGTGCGGGCTTTTATTCCGTATGTCTTGATTTGGATGGTTATGCGTCGGCGTCCGGCGTGCAACAATAA
- a CDS encoding putative capsular polysaccharide synthesis family protein: MFQQIKLNVEYKLLKKCKKYGKRILFVQQLEKSTCPVFIYQMGKVGSTSVRESLKMSYSEPIIHGHGFSYNFHNWMPRYLYRYFQKGNPLDIITMVREPISRNVSHFFQKYDGPLSTPIEKLKRKFLESYDHDIADKWFQEHIKKNFGIDVYNKAIPDTGYQIYENGRIRLLLIKIEAKNKVIESAIRSFLNIEEFVLQAQNVGVEKAYGKLYKEFTQKVKFSEEYISERLSGIYFKHFYDDQTAEAVKKKWGE, translated from the coding sequence ATGTTCCAACAAATCAAACTAAACGTTGAGTATAAACTTTTAAAGAAATGCAAAAAATATGGTAAAAGGATACTGTTTGTCCAACAGCTTGAAAAAAGTACCTGTCCTGTATTTATTTATCAAATGGGAAAAGTAGGGTCTACTTCAGTTCGTGAATCACTAAAAATGTCATATAGTGAGCCTATTATCCATGGTCATGGGTTTTCATACAATTTTCATAACTGGATGCCACGGTATCTGTATAGATATTTTCAAAAAGGGAACCCTCTCGATATTATTACAATGGTAAGAGAGCCAATTAGTCGCAATGTGTCACATTTTTTTCAAAAATACGATGGTCCGTTATCAACACCTATAGAAAAATTAAAAAGAAAATTCCTTGAGAGTTATGACCATGATATAGCGGATAAGTGGTTCCAGGAACATATCAAAAAAAATTTTGGGATCGATGTTTATAATAAGGCTATTCCTGATACTGGTTACCAGATATATGAAAATGGGCGTATCCGTCTGCTGCTAATAAAAATTGAAGCAAAAAATAAAGTTATAGAATCTGCAATTAGATCTTTTTTAAATATCGAAGAATTTGTTTTACAGGCTCAAAATGTCGGGGTCGAAAAAGCCTATGGCAAATTATATAAAGAGTTCACTCAGAAAGTAAAATTTTCTGAAGAATATATTAGCGAAAGATTGTCGGGTATTTATTTCAAACATTTCTATGACGATCAAACTGCAGAAGCCGTAAAAAAAAAATGGGGTGAATGA